A DNA window from Hordeum vulgare subsp. vulgare chromosome 1H, MorexV3_pseudomolecules_assembly, whole genome shotgun sequence contains the following coding sequences:
- the LOC123452899 gene encoding LOW QUALITY PROTEIN: protein argonaute 4B-like (The sequence of the model RefSeq protein was modified relative to this genomic sequence to represent the inferred CDS: inserted 1 base in 1 codon), whose product MMESLLMTSCHHHPLCLPTWCPSKHKMLMLLLPXESQPPPPPPSKPAKPRRHIMARPANGLGKKGQPIQLLANHYKVSVKPSEEFFNHYYVNLKYEDDTPVDSKGIGRKVLDKLQHTYRSELADKDFAYDGEKSLFTIGALPQINNEFIVVLEDIASGKTAAGSPGGNNGSPGGGDQKRVRRPYQAKTFKVELNFAATIPMAAIGQAIRGQESEHSLEALRVLDIILRQHSAKQGCLLVRQSFFHNNPSSFVDLGGGVMGCRGFHSSFRGTQSGLSLNIDVSTTMIVKPGPVIDFLLANQKVDHPDKIDWQKAKRALKNLRIKTTPANSEFKIVGLSERNCNEQMFPLKRRNGDTIDTVEITVYDYFVKNRGIELRYSGNLPCINAGRPKRPTYFPVELCTLVPLQRYTKSLSTLQRSALVEKSRQKPHERMSTLNDALKRSNYDADPMLKACGISIAQNFTQIEGRVLPAPKLKAGNGEEFFARNGRWNIARKKLIRTSTVKRWSVVNFSARCDLRGLVQDLKRVATGMGLEYEDPHTVIEESPALRRAPVARRVEEMFAQIRARLPGAPLFLLCLLPERKNCEVYGPWKKKCLADFGIVTQCLAPQRVNDQYLSNLLLKINAKLGGLNTLLQIEAARAIPIVGKVPTIILGMDVSHGQPGQSDRPSIAAVVSSREWPLISKYRATVHTQSPKQEMMASLFKPRGTEDDGLIRESLIDFYTSSGKRKPDQVIIFRDGVSESQFTQVINIELEQIIEACKCLDDKWEPKFTVIVAQKNHHTRFFQTNSPENVPPGTVVDKQVCHPKNFDFYMCAHAGMIGTSRPTHYHVLHDEIGFSADELQEFVHSLSYVYQRSTTAISVAAPIAYAHLAAAQVGTFMKFEDMSDTSSSQGGGHTSVGSASVPELPRLHEKVRSSMFFC is encoded by the exons ATGATGGAGAGCCTGCTGATGACGagttgccaccaccaccccctctgcCTCCCAACGTGGTGCCCATCAAAGCACAAGatgctgatgctgctgctgc GTGAGAGccaacctccacctccacctccaagcAAGCCAGCAAAGCCTAGGAGGCACATAATGGCCAGACCTGCCAATGGGTTGGGGAAGAAGGGTCAGCCCATCCAGCTGCTTGCTAACCACTACAAAGTCTCTGTCAAGCCTTCAGAGGAGTTCTTCAACCACTACTAC GTCAATCTCAAGTATGAGGATGATACGCCGGTCGATAGCAAGGGCATCGGCAGAAAGGTCCTTGATAAGCTGCAGCACACCTACCGGTCTGAGCTCGCGGATAAGGACTTTGCATATGATGGTGAAAAGAGCCTCTTCACTATTGGAGCTCTTCCTCAGATCAACAATGAATTCATCGTGGTATTGGAAGACATCGCTAGTGGAAA GACTGCTGCCGGGAGTCCTGGAGGCAACAATGGTAGTCCTGGAGGTGGCGACCAGAAGAGGGTGAGGAGACCCTACCAGGCCAAGACCTTCAAGGTGGAGCTCAACTTTGCGGCAACAATTCCTATGGCTGCAATTGGGCAGGCCATCAGAGGTCAGGAATCAGAGCACTCCCTTGAGGCTCTACGAGTTCTTGACATCATACTGAGGCAGCATTCTGCAAAACA GGGCTGCCTTCTAGTTCGTCAGTCGTTTTTTCACAACAACCCTAGCAGTTTTGTTGACTTGGGTGGTGGTGTGATGGGGTGCCGGGGATTTCACTCAAGCTTCCGTGGTACACAGAGTGGACTCTCCCTAAACATCG ATGTTTCAACAACCATGATAGTTAAACCTGGTCCTGTCATCGACTTTCTTCTTGCTAACCAGAAAGTTGACCACCCCGACAAAATCGACTGGCAGAAG GccaagcgtgctctcaagaacttgaggatAAAAACCACTCCTGCAAATTCAGAGTTCAAGATTGTTGGGTTGAGTGAGAGAAATTGCAATGAACAGAT GTTCCCATTGAAGCGGAGGAATGGGGACACCATTgatactgttgagattactgtctatgattactttgtgaagaaTAGAGGCATAGAACTGCGCTACTCTGGCAATCTTCCCTGCATCAATGCTGGGAGGCCAAAGCGTCCGACCTATTTCCCTGTGGAG CTTTGCACGCTTGTTCCTCTGCAAAGATACACGAAGTCTCTGTCAACTCTGCAGAGGTCTGCGCTTGTCGAGAAGTCAAGACAGAAGCCTCACGAGAGAATGTCAACCCTTAATGAT GCACTTAAGCGTAGCAACTATGACGCTGACCCCATGCTGAAGGCGTGTGGCATTTCCATCGCGCAAAATTTCACTCAGATTGAAGGGAGGGTCCTGCCTGCTCCCAAG CTGAAAGCTGGTAACGGTGAAGAGTTCTTCGCACGCAACGGACGCTGGAATATTGCGAGGAAG AAGCTGATTAGGACAAGTACTGTCAAGAGGTGGTCCGTTGTCAATTTCTCTGCGCGCTGCGATCTTCGTGGTCTTGTCCAAGACCTTAAAAGGGTTGCGACTGGAATGGGACTT GAATATGAGGATCCTCATACTGTAATTGAAGAGAGCCCGGCACTGAGACGAGCTCCGGTGGCACGAAGAGTGGAGGAGATGTTTGCTCAGATAAGGGCCAGGCTACCTGGAGCACCCTTGTTCCTTTTGTGCCTTCTCCCTGAGAGGAAGAATTGCGAAGTTTATG GTCCTTGGAAGAAGAAGTGTCTTGCTGATTTCGGCATAGTCACCCAATGTCTAGCTCCGCAAAGAGTCAATGATCAGTACTTGAGTAATTTGCTACTCAAGATAAATGCTAAG CTTGGTGGCCTCAACACATTGCTTCAAATCGAAGCAGCCCGTGCAATACCCATTGTGGGGAAGGTGCCTACTATCATCCTGGGCATGGATGTGTCACATGGTCAGCCTGGGCAGTCCGACAGGCCTTCCATTGCTGCG GTGGTGAGTTCTCGTGAGTGGCCTCTCATCTCTAAATACAGAGCAACAGTGCACACTCAGTCACCCAAACAGGAGATGATGGCCTCATTGTTTAAACCACGGGGAACTGAAGATGATGGCCTCATTCG GGAATCACTTATTGACTTCTACACTAGTTCTGGGAAGCGGAAGCCAGACCAGGTTATCATCTTCAG GGATGGAGTCAGCGAAAGCCAGTTTACCCAGGTGATAAACATCGAGCTTGAGCAGATCATCGAG GCATGCAAGTGCCTTGACGACAAGTGGGAGCCCAAGTTCACAGTCATTGTTGCTCAGAAGAACCATCACACCAGATTTTTCCAGACAAATTCGCCAGAAAATGTTCCTCCTG GTACGGTGGTGGATAAACAAGTGTGCCATCCCAAGAACTTTGACTTCTACATGTGTGCGCATGCTGGGATGATT GGCACGTCGAGGCCAACGCATTACCATGTTCTGCATGATGAGATTGGCTTCAGCGCGGACGAGCTCCAGGAGTTTGTCCACTCGCTTTCTTATGT GTACCAGAGGAGCACGACGGCGATTTCAGTAG CTGCTCCAATAGCGTACGCGCATCTGGCGGCGGCGCAGGTGGGCACCTTCATGAAGTTTGAGGACATGTCGGACACTTCGTCGAGCCAGGGAGGGGGCCACACGTCGGTGGGCAGCGCCTCGGTGCCGGAGCTGCCTCGGCTGCATGAGAAAGTGAGGAGCTCCATGTTCTTCTGCTGA
- the LOC123452907 gene encoding reticulon-like protein B12 yields the protein MDRRRHHHAGEFVTDVVLWRRGRADLSALLLAAAVSSWILFQYNSNSNYTAVSLAADVLLLLLSVLYAWSRAARLLGRPAPPIPDLQPAADELAALVRSGLAGLASAFRRVAQGQPGSGRVLACLAAAALLGRIARDLPTLCYAVVVGGLTIPAVYERLSMERYARMASLNLYRYELLYQSVSLTCYLSARDYLIQLLKEQDP from the exons ATGGATCGCCGCCGCCATCACCACGCCGGAGAATTCG TGACGGACGTGGTGCTGTGGCGGCGAGGCCGGGCGGACCTGAGCGCGCTGCTCCTGGCGGCCGCCGTCTCCTCCTGGATCCTCTTCCAATACAATTCCAATTCCAATTACACGGCCGTCTCGCTGGCCGCCGAcgtgctcctcctgctgctgtcGGTGCTGTACGCCTGGTCCAGGGCCGCGCGCCTCctcggccgccccgccccgcccatcCCCGACCTGCAGCCGGCGGCCGACGAGCTCGCCGCGCTGGTCCGCTCCGGCCTCGCCGGCCTGGCCTCCGCCTTCCGCCGCGTCGCGCAGGGCCAGCCGGGGTCCGGCCGCGTCTTGGcctgcctcgccgccgccgcgctgCTCGGCCGCATCGCGCGCGACCTGCCCACGCTCTGCTACGCAG TTGTGGTGGGCGGTCTGACGATCCCGGCGGTGTACGAGAGGTTGAGCATGGAGAGATACGCGAGGATGGCGTCCCTCAACCTCTACAGATACGAGCTCTTGTACCAGAGCGTCTCCCTCACCTGCTACCTCAGCGCCAGGGACTACCTCATCCAACTGCTCAAGGAACAGGACCCATAA